From the Tripterygium wilfordii isolate XIE 37 chromosome 6, ASM1340144v1, whole genome shotgun sequence genome, one window contains:
- the LOC120000222 gene encoding uncharacterized protein LOC120000222, producing the protein MGALIESWCFCKGVGKSERMKAAIFTGKSPAMASICSPRSDSCGTGFLIHRNLLLTTHVNIPSVAAAESSEIRLQNGVAATLVPHRFFITSSVLDLTIVGLDSVDGESNAHCQQPHSLKICSKPNMDLGSIIYLLGYTVKRELIVGEGKVVIATDNLIKLSTDGIIWSPGSAGFDVHGNLAFMICDPMKLATSPNTKSSSTSSSSSLSMKKESPMQFGIPIPIICDWLNQHWEGSLDELSKPKLALIRLMSTGQRSDHSCASFTLRQVFKQTANNDGIPSSSNKILTARNELGPSSSAAANNIGEAANDPHVSHEQGIPTPEIYESPKLTAVPVRKKENVNSQLLDINFPPKVLKATVLSRSVKQLPSVSGENCVGELPLERPFQEEDQINDGELTGPAADAEIASTRSVNGAQSEVHSSCSPIKLSEMHNGYSSEGETTMYSAETAESRNYASPREEKSKQVGRSQSCVSYNRWEVVHRNPMARRDMLEQQRSFIHGRKMYSQGATSQRSNDYYSPTVSSIMKKRNNSEQPTRPQLPTRTRQQSAVHSSPRWMF; encoded by the exons ATGGGGGCTCTCATAGAGTCGTGGTGTTTCTGCAAGGGAGTAGGCAAGTCTGAGAGAATGAAGGCCGCCATTTTCACCGGCAAAAGCCCGGCTATGGCGAGTATATGTAGCCCCAGGAGCGACTCCTGTGGTACTGGATTTTTAATTCATCGGAATCTGCTTCTGACTACTCACGTCAACATTCCCTCTGTTGCCGCTGCTGAAAGTTCGGAGATCCGGCTGCAAAATGGCGTTGCTGCGACCCTAGTTCCTCACAG ATTTTTCATCACTAGCTCTGTTCTAGATCTCACAATAGTGGGTTTAGATTCTGTGGATGGAGAATCAAATGCCCACTGTCAGCAGCCTCACTCATTGAAGATCTGTTCCAAACCAAATATGGATCTGGGCAGCATCATTTACCTTTTAGGTTATACAGTGAAGAGAGAACTAATAGTTGGTGAAGGAAAGGTAGTGATAGCCACAGACAATCTTATAAAACTGTCAACTGATGGAATTATATGGAGTCCTGGGTCTGCCGGTTTTGATGTACATGGTAATCTTGCATTTATGATCTGTGATCCAATGAAACTAGCTACATCTCCAAACACCAAATCTTCttcaacttcatcatcatcctcattgTCAATGAAGAAGGAATCTCCGATGCAATTTGGTATCCCAATTCCCATTATCTGTGATTGGTTAAACCAGCACTGGGAAGGCAGCCTTGATGAACTTTCCAAGCCTAAGTTAGCGCTCATTAGACTTATGTCTACGGGCCAGAGGAGTGACCATTCATGTGCTTCCTTCACACTTCGCCAGGTTTTCAAGCAAACTGCCAACAATGATGGGATCCCATCttcatcaaataaaattttgacaGCTAGGAATGAGCTAGGACCAAGTTCTTCTGCTGCAGCGAACAACATTGGAGAAGCAGCCAATGATCCTCATGTTTCCCATGAACAGGGAATCCCTACTCCAGAAATATATGAATCGCCAAAATTAACTGCAGTGCCTGTACGGAAGAAAGAGAACGTGAATAGCCAGCTTTTGGATATCAATTTCCCTCCAAAGGTTTTGAAAGCTACGGTCTTATCCCGATCGGTGAAACAGCTGCCATCGGTTTCTGGTGAGAACTGTGTGGGGGAATTGCCTCTGGAGAGACCATTCCAAGAAGAAGACCAAATCAATGATGGTGAACTGACTGGTCCTGCTGCTGATGCCGAGATAGCCTCTACAAGGTCTGTAAATGGGGCCCAAAGTGAGGTCCATTCTAGTTGCTCCCCAATCAAACTTTCAGAAATGCATAATGGGTACAGCAGCGAGGGAGAGACTACTATGTACTCTGCAGAAACTGCAGAGAGCCGAAACTATGCGAGTCCCAGAGAGGAAAAGTCTAAGCAAGTTGGAAGGAGCCAGAGTTGTGTGAGTTACAATAGATGGGAAGTTGTGCACAGGAACCCAATGGCTCGCAGGGATATGCTTGAACAGCAGAGGAGCTTCATCCATGGCAGGAAGATGTATTCACAAGGGGCAACTTCACAGAGAAGTAACGACTACTACAGCCCAACTGTCTCCTCTATCATGAAAAAGCGGAACAACTCAGAGCAGCCAACCAGACCCCAGCTCCCAACCAGAACTCGACAGCAAAGTGCGGTTCATTCGTCTCCTAGATGGATGTTTTGA
- the LOC120000226 gene encoding oleoyl-acyl carrier protein thioesterase, chloroplastic-like — translation MLKVTCNLPNQFQSPSLCGFLGQGQCKMKSVWNVVLQSSPATRTRAQSVTSKAREDQLVCNSGRLADQVHWGSLEADGCSYKEKFIVRCYELGINRTATVKGIANLLQEVGCNHIKSLGFSTDGFATTSSMRKLHLIWVITHMNIEIYKYPAWSDVVEIETRYQGEGRIGTRRDYILKDYSTAEIIGRVTSK, via the exons ATGTTGAAAGTCACATGCAATCTTCCCAATCAATTTCAATCTCCATCCCTATGCGGATTCCTAGGCCAGGGCCAGTGCAAGATGAAAAGTGTATGGAACGTGGTCCTTCAAAGTTCACCAGCCACCAGAACTCGCGCCCAGTCAGTCACGTCCAAAGCCAGGGAGGATCAGCTAGTGTGCAATTCTGGAAGATTGGCTGATCAGGTTCATTGGGGAAGCTTAGAGGCAGATGGATGTTCATATAAGGAGAAATTCATAGTGCGGTGCTATGAGCTTGGGATTAACAGGACTGCCACTGTGAAGGGCATTGCAAATCTCTTGCAA GAGGTTGGATGTAATCATATCAAAAGTCTTGGGTTCTCAACGGATGGATTTGCAACAACCTCCTCCATGAGAAAGTTGCATCTCATTTGGGTGATCACTCACATGAACATTGAAATCTACAAATATCCAGCTTG GAGTGATGTTGTTGAAATAGAAACACGGTACCAGGGTGAAGGAAGAATTGGAACCAGACGTGACTATATCCTGAAGGACTATTCCACTGCTGAAATTATTGGAAGAGTTACAAG CAAGTGA
- the LOC120000227 gene encoding dolichol-phosphate mannose synthase subunit 3-like, whose translation MKHVLKILTLLVAISAFWIGLLETSLIPRSNAWLLPIYFVVSLGCYGLLMVGIGLTRFPTCPHEALLLQQDIVEAKDFLMQKGVDVAST comes from the exons ATGAAGCATGTTCTGAAAATTTTAACACTGCTGGTTGCCATTTCTGCATTTTGGATTGGCCTCTTGGAGACATCTCTAATTCCCCGTAGTAATGCCTGGCTG CTACCCATCTATTTTGTTGTATCTCTAGGATGCTATGGTCTGCTAATGGTGGGAATTGGTCTGACACGATTTCCAACTTGTCCTCATGAAGCATTGCTACTGCAGCAG GACATTGTTGAAGCCAAGGACTTTCTGATGCAAAAGGGGGTTGATGTCGCTTCTACTTGA